One Setaria italica strain Yugu1 chromosome I, Setaria_italica_v2.0, whole genome shotgun sequence DNA window includes the following coding sequences:
- the LOC101753561 gene encoding phosphoinositide phosphatase SAC2, with protein sequence MAAVSAAMEQEAEATFLQSFELHESESTLYILGTNSDKTLWRLLKIDRSEPSELVIDECSTVYTESEHYDLLKGLDEDHRSTGGVKFVAKFYGIIGFIKFLGPYYMLIITEQKKIGEIFGHPVYQVTRTAMVELANSKTRSTFQSSKDENRYKKILNALDLRKDFFFSYSYHIMRSLQKNLSDPHQEGWTLYETMFVWNEFLTRRIRNCLRNTLWTVALVHGFFKQDKFSISGKDIMLTLIARRSRHYAGTRYLKRGVNEKGRVANDVETEQIVYEAVPGPSEVSSVVQNRGSIPLFWSQETSKLNLKPNIILHEMDSDYEATKLHFENLRARYGNPIIILNLIKTRERRESILRREFDKAIKIINKGLSEENHLRFLHWDLHQNSQGKPTNVLDVLLKVAFRALSLTEFFYCQIAPSSETAGHWPTLLSGLDPYLCDDNSNSDNTECTEIVGDISQEDISGSSDSSGNATAEDKVDNSELPPLKPPKFQKGVLRTNCIDCLDRTNVAQYAYGLAALGHQLHALGSIESPELGLEAPLAHHLMHFYESMGDTLAVQYSGSAAHNKIFSAKRGHLKLFIQSQEFFRTLQRHYSNTCIDANKQAAINLFLGYFQPQQEKPALWELESSSGEHNNELFDDHPSTLKRIKSDGGFLHESNASISGSGHCHNEPLSESQPDVQSGLQVPNLESDSVHENEVSSGYESGVSHLRYTPTASDILHVPRAETEYVNDSGDSNFLDLEWLSTSGNSSDERSIATSTPDANLSTENVISGITPDVVENQVAEIQAQKLPEDFVQWVNHGDTFWF encoded by the exons atggcggcggtgtCTGCCGCGATGGAGCAGGAGGCGGAGGCCACCTTCCTGCAGAGCTTCGAGCTCCACGAGAGCGAGTCG ACACTTTATATTCTTGGAACTAACTCTGACAAAACACTTTGGAGATTACTCAAGATTGATAGATCAGAGCCATCAGAGCTTGTTATAGATGAGTGTTCTACTGTATATACTGAAAGTGAACATTATGACCTGCTGAAAGGTCTTGATGAAGACCACAGGTCAACTGGCGGAGTAAAATTTGTTGCAAAGTTTTACGGCATAATTG GTTTCATCAAGTTCCTTGGACCATATTACATGCTAATTATTACTGAGCAGAAAAAAATTGGGGAGATCTTTGGTCATCCAGTGTACCAGGTGACTAGGACTGCAATGGTTGAATTAGCAAATTCTAAGACAAGATCTACCTTTCAAAGCTCCAAGGATGAGAACAG ATACAAGAAGATCTTGAACGCACTTGATCTTAGGAAGGATTTCTTTTTCAGTTATTCATACCACATCATGAGAAGTCTTCAGAAGAACTTGAGTGATCCACATCAGGAAGGATGGACCTTATATGAGACAATGTTTGTCTGGAATGAGTTTCTGACACGTCGGATCCGTAACTGTCTCAGAAATACTTTGTGGACCGTTGCATTGGTCCATGGTTTCTTTAAGCAG GATAAATTCTCAATTTCTGGGAAGGATATCATGCTTACACTCATTGCTAGACGCTCAAGACATTATGCTGGGACCAG ATATTTAAAAAGGGGGGTGAATGAGAAGGGCAGAGTAGCAAATGATGTTGAGACTGAGCAAATTGTCTATGAAGCTGTGCCAGGACCTAGTGAAGTAAGTTCTGTTGTGCAGAACAGGGGTTCAATCCCACTATTCTGGTCTCAGGAGACATCAAAATTGAATCTTAAACCTAATATAATTT TGCATGAAATGGACAGCGATTATGAAGCCACCAAACTTCATTTTGAAAATCTTAGAGCAAGATATGGAAACCCTATCATTATCTTAAACTTGATTAAG ACACGTGAGAGGCGAGAGTCTATACTTCGCCGTGAATTTGATAAGGCAATCAAGATAATAAACAAGGGCTTATCAGAGGAGAATCATCTAAGGTTCTTACATTGGGATCTTCATCAAAACTCTCAAGG CAAACCTACAAATGTGCTTGATGTTCTACTGAAAGTGGCATTTCGGGCTCTAAGTTTAACCGAGTTTTTTTATTGTCAAATTGCACCAAGTTCGGAGACTGCTGGTCACTGGCCGACTCTGTT GAGTGGTCTTGATCCATACTTATGTGATGACAACAGCAATAGTGACAACACAGAATGCACTGAGATTGTTGGTGATATATCCCAAGAGGATATCTCTGGCAGCTCTGATTCCTCTGGTAATGCAACTGCAGAAGACAAAGTTGATAATAGTGAACTGCCACCACTAAAACCTCCAAAATTCCAAAAAGGTGTTTTGCGGACAAACTGTATAGATTGCTTGGATCGTACAAATGTTGCTCAGTATGCGTATGGTTTAGCTGCTCTTGGACATCAACTGCATGCGCTTGGTTCTATAGAATCTCCAGAGCTAGGTTTAGAAGCTCCCTTGGCCCATCACTTGATGCACTTTTATGAGAGTATGGGGGACACACTTGCTGTACAGTACAGTGGTTCGGCTGCTCACAACAAG ATATTCTCTGCAAAGAGAGGTCACTTGAAGCTTTTTATTCAGTCACAAGAGTTCTTCAGGACACTACAACGGCACTACAGCAACACCTGTATAGATGCTAACAAACAGGCTGCCATAAACTT ATTTTTGGGATACTTTCAGCCGCAGCAGGAAAAACCTGCACTGTGGGAGCTAGAATCATCTTCTGGGGAGCATAACAATGAACTTTTTGATGACCACCCAAG TACAttgaaaagaataaaatcagATGGAGGTTTTCTTCATGAAAGCAATGCATCTATATCTGGCTCGGGTCATTGCCATAATGAACCGTTGAGTGAATCACAGCCTGATGTTCAGAGTGGGTTACAAGTTCCAAATTTGGAATCTGATTCAGTTCATGAGAATGAAGTTTCATCAGGCTATGAAAGTGGGGTATCACACCTAAG GTATACTCCCACAGCCTCTGATATACTTCATGTACCAAGGGCTGAAACTGAATATGTCAATGATTCTGGTGATTCAAACTTCCTGGATCTTGAATGGCTCTCTACTTCAGGCAACTCAAGTGATGAAAG GTCTATTGCAACTAGCACACCAGACGCAAACCTATCAACCGAGAATGTAATTAGTGGCATAACTCCTGACGTGGTG GAAAACCAAGTTGCTGAGATTCAGGCTCAGAAGTTACCTGAGGATTTTGTGCAGTGGGTCAATCACGGGGACACCTTTTGGTTTTAA